In the Leishmania donovani BPK282A1 complete genome, chromosome 29 genome, one interval contains:
- a CDS encoding helicase, putative — MVTEVDVSGITVSFPFEPYPAQVEFMRSVVKCLQHGFNGLLESPTGTGKTLCLLCSTLGWLAATSQGAVLRHTSDQDQKGRGKYNHKVVYCSRTHAQLTQVVRELKRTSYAQCFTMAVLGSREHMCLNKEVTRLPSSQAQHAMCSALRSERNCRFFRGLLSAAAGASLLSPECAVHDMEDLMREGSRSGFCPYFHERDAAKDADVVLMPYNYVLDPSLHKQLPFELADCILIVDEAHNLPSVLSSSGCQTLSPLDVTTAIHDCSRAIAMHRLTTKGAELDEDVAAEDEQELASLKILLSRLEMCVYAEPMTEATAAPTPTQCDVVRDGSYMFVFLEKAFITREVFGAQSDGVTSASGLAGTMGKCVTLLADSERPATSMARVQEFLTRVFAFDMAHLDSTRFVLQQHLVAAKAARTLGFWELDNTRLMRQVVLPLHSVLLTSGTLSPLDQFAAELGMEFQVRLKGNHVIQPDQVLGGVLCRGPSGEKLNGGFSFRSSVDYRVGLGMSLANIARNTPGGTLVFFPSYASMNSVVELWQAGSGRAGDTKTVWGMLSELKPIFVEPSNSNDLPTIVQSFQKEVDTSPLRGAILLAVCRGKISEGIDFADNHGRCVLVAGIPYANHTDLFVRLKRDYITSVAPQRPLVHGKLFTGDDWYRNEAMRAVNQCVGRVIRHKDDYGVVLLADERFEGLLGSVSEWVQRRTRVFSDFRGAYAAVAQFFGGRRHRATETAAIPYVLIENGANAAAELPSTATLARLYADAQARQREEHVQETRRRRFEEVREAKASACNNAVASATSPFAPASFAGCSTTGRAGGTPAIPQRTSAETPEATVVSSERETAGMRDTGQMGQPDGPPKLGPTSKEFCEFLKARVPVEAYHRFKMVLAQLATLRPLLRTSPTAAADGLARLLVPLRSVFGATDGEYHHSLFAEFGRHIPEEFRPLYADLLKSNGLM; from the coding sequence ATGGTGACCGAGGTGGACGTGAGCGGTATTACCGTGTCTTTCCCCTTCGAACCGTATCCAGCACAGGTGGAGTTCATGCGCAGCGTCGTGAAGTGCCTCCAGCACGGCTTCAACGGGTTGTTGGAGTCCCCCACCGGTACTGGCAAGACGCTCTGCTTGCTGTGTAGCACGCTTGGCTGGCTTGCGGCAACCTCGCAAGGTGCAGTCCTTCGGCACACTAGCGACCAAGATCAGAAAGGTCGCGGTAAGTACAACCACAAGGTGGTGTACTGCAGCCGAACGCACGCTCAGCTGACGCAGGTGGTGCGTGAGCTGAAGCGCACGTCGTATGCACAGTGCTTCACCATGGCCGTCCTGGGCTCTCGTGAGCACATGTGCTTGAACAAAGAGGTGACGCGGCTCCCGTcgtcgcaggcgcagcacgccatGTGCAGTGCGCTTCGGTCGGAGCGCAACTGCCGCTTCTTCCGCGGTTTGCTGTCTGCGGCCGCTGGCGCCAGCCTTTTGTCCCCTGAATGCGCGGTGCACGACATGGAGGACTTGATGCGAGAGGGAAGCCGAAGCGGGTTCTGCCCATACTTCCACGAGCGTGACGCGGCGAAGGACGCGGACGTTGTACTCATGCCGTACAACTACGTCCTTGACCCGTCCCTGCACAAGCAGCTGCCCTTTGAGCTGGCGGACTGTATTCTCATTGTGGACGAGGCGCACAACCTGCCCTCCGTGCTCAGCAGCTCGGGTTGTCAGACGTTGTCGCCGCTAGACGTGACCACCGCCATCCACGACTGCTCACGGGCCATCGCAATGCATCGCCTCACCACAAAGGGGGCAGAGCTGGACGAGGACGTGGCGGCGGAAGACGAGCAGGAGCTGGCGTCGCTGAAGATTCTGCTTAGCAGGCTAGAGATGTGCGTGTACGCGGAGCCTATGAcagaggcgacggcggcgcccaCGCCGACGCAGTGCGATGTGGTGCGGGATGGTTCGTACATGTTCGTTTTCTTGGAGAAGGCCTTTATCACTCGCGAGGTCTTTGGGGCGCAGTCGGACGGCGTCACCTCGGCGTCGGGGCTAGCAGGGACGATGGGGAAGTGCGTGACGCTTCTGGCGGATAGCGAGCGACCCGCAACGAGCATGGCGCGAGTGCAGGAGTTTCTCACGCGTGTCTTCGCCTTTGATATGGCCCATCTCGACTCCACCAGGtttgtgctgcagcagcatctcGTCGCTGCCAAGGCCGCCCGCACACTCGGCTTCTGGGAGCTGGATAACACGCGCTTGATGCGGCAGGTCGTGTTGCCGCTGCATTCGGTTCTGCTCACGAGCGGCACGCTGTCTCCGCTTGACCAGTTCGCGGCGGAGCTGGGCATGGAGTTTCAGGTGCGCCTGAAGGGAAATCACGTGATCCAGCCAGATCAAGTGCTCGGCGGGGTCCTCTGCCGCGGGCCGAGCGGCGAGAAGCTGAATGGCGGCTTTTCgttccgcagcagcgtggaCTACCGCGTAGGTCTCGGCATGAGTCTCGCCAACATCGCTCGCAACACACCTGGCGGCACTCTTGTCTTCTTCCCCAGTTATGCCTCTATGAACTCTGTGGTCGAGCTGTGGCAGGCGGGGAGCGGGCGTGCAGGGGACACCAAAACAGTGTGGGGCATGCTGTCGGAGCTAAAGCCGATCTTCGTGGAGCCGAGCAACTCCAACGACTTGCCAACCATCGTCCAGAGCTTCCAAAAAGAAGTGGACACGTCACCCCTCCGCGGCGCGATTCTGCTGGCGGTGTGCCGTGGCAAGATCAGCGAGGGCATCGACTTTGCCGACAACCACGGCCGCTGCGTGCTCGTCGCGGGCATCCCGTACGCCAACCACACCGACCTCTTCGTTCGCCTTAAGCGCGACTACATCACATccgtggcgccgcagcggccccTGGTGCATGGAAAGCTATTCACGGGCGACGACTGGTACCGGAATGAGGCGATGCGGGCCGTCAACCAGTGCGTCGGCCGCGTGATTCGGCACAAGGACGACTACGGCGTTGTCCTGCTCGCTGATGAGCGCTTCGAGGGACTGCTGGGTAGCGTGTCGGAGtgggtgcagcggcgcacgcgtgtctTTTCCGACTTCCGCGGCGCCtacgctgccgttgcgcagTTTTTTGGCGgccggcgccatcgcgcGACTGAGACGGCTGCCATTCCATATGTGTTGATCGAGAACGGTGCAAACGCCGCAGCCGAGCTGCCGTCCACTGCGACGCTCGCGAGGCTGTACGCAGATGCGCAGGCGCGTCAGCGCGAAGAGCATGTGCAAGAGACACGCCGACGTCGCTTCGAGGAAGTGCGCGAGGCCAAGGCCAGCGCGTGCAACAATGCCGTCGCGTCCGCGACGTCGCCGTTTGCACCTGCGTCGTTTGCCGGGTGTTCAACGACGGGCCGCGCTGGTGGGACCCCTGCGATCCCGCAGCGAACCTCTGCGGAGACACCGGAGGCGACAGTGGTGTCATCGGAGCGAGAGACGGCGGGCATGCGCGATACCGGGCAGATGGGGCAGCCGGACGGGCCTCCAAAGCTCGGGCCTACGTCAAAGGAGTTCTGCGAGTTTCTCAAGGCACGCGTGCCAGTAGAGGCGTATCATCGCTTCAAGATGGTGTTGGCCCAGCTGGCGACCCTCCGCCCGCTTCTGCGAACATcgccgacggcagccgcggatGGACTCGCAAGGCTTCTCGTGCCGTTGCGGTCCGTCTTTGGCGCCACAGACGGTGAGTACCATCACAGTCTCTTTGCTGAGTTCGGCCGCCACATACCTGAGGAATTTCGGCCACTCTACGCGGACCTCCTCAAATCCAACGGGCTGATGTGA
- a CDS encoding poly(A) polymerase, putative, whose protein sequence is MERAAEVTLIKDAFPHFNFAADAAASTALRRATDAFSMENTDEVVRLVRQLLEKLLQAEPSAAAAWTQVYVFGSSGLDAAITGSDIDLYGEPLPSSHRFFPVALNFFPSPLPPSPRPPVLPALSSPLFPSSLTSLLGHDRGQRARQRSCRCVGESMRERERARRESSCRSCVYSSICRLFISPALLTPLRLTSPPPTFLSRALRMLVHAPCVRMVMITWSATFFHIMLTNIATPPFFLTCLPTLPTVCISSYTPPMLHIHGAVILPPWCMAAPRRCSRLSPPFSRFYPRFSFCTPHALSPEA, encoded by the coding sequence ATGGAGcgcgcggcggaggtgacCCTAATAAAGGACGCGTTTCCTCACTTCAActtcgccgccgacgcagcggcgtctacagcgctgcggcgagccACAGATGCGTTCTCGATGGAAAACACGGACGAGGTTGTGAGACTTGTTCGCCAACTactggagaagctgctgcaggcagagccgtcggctgcggctgcgtggaCGCAAGTGTACGTGTTTGGCTCGAGTGGTCTAGACGCCGCTATCACGGGCAGTGACATCGATTTGTATGGTGAGCCACTTCCTTCTTCCCATCGTTTCTTTCCTGTTGCGCTTAacttcttcccttcccccctccccccgtcccCCCGTCCCCCCGTCTTGcccgctctctcctctcctctctttccctcctctcttaCGTCTCTCCTTGGCCACGACCGTGGGCAGCGTGCAAGGCAGCGCAGTTGCAGGTGTGTGGGAGAGagcatgagagagagagaacgggCGAGGAGGGAATCTTCGTGTCGCTCATGTGTATACTCGAGCATTTGCAGACTCTTCatctctcccgctctcctcACTCCACTTCGTCTTACGTCCCCTCCTCCTACCTTTCTCTCTCGGGCTCTCCGCATGCTCGTCCACGCACCGTGCGTGCGAATGGTGATGATCACGTGGAGCGCCACCTTTTTCCACATCATGCTCACAAATATCGCCACTCCTCCTTTCTTTCTCACCTGCTTGCCTACATTGCCAACCGTGTGCATATCTTCGTACACCCCTCCAATGTTGCACATTCACGGTGCTGTGATACTCCCGCCATGGtgcatggcggcgccgcgccgttgCTCTCGGctttctcctcccttttcaAGGTTTTATCCTCGCTTTTCCTTCTGCACGCCTCACGCCCTTTCACCCGAGGCGTAA
- a CDS encoding serine/threonine-protein kinase Nek3, putative yields the protein MSGEAAAAEQRMRDYEVFEHLGSGATSDVYRVVNKTNNRTYVLKKMSLANMSDEEQLRAKQEIIVMDNVDHPNIVKFRESFMDPADNSVDIIMEYCEFGTLEDLIERQRYEGRPFPTDVLLEWMAELLCGLSHIHSNRILHRDLKTSNIFVTSKNHLKLGDFGVCTILSNPNAKAESMIGTPLYFAPEVCNSDPHDERSDVWSLGVVFYEMCTLRRPFEAGNLFTLIQLILESDIEPFGNGVDGSLEGLVRQMLDRDPSRRPTAQELIDVHLEVPVSHPSHPSQKPSRGRLLQQFSGPELQYTKKWPPPEGSVTVPPKSGKARATDEWIHTGSALDVFVELQRTLHRIPTAAKAKDGAAFTPSPQSAPGATLKVSSAVAKPKPEKSAKKSTGAKGTAGTTTASSSLPRTKAIEHAGAQKEDAVLGTSLLSFTMRELQLDVQRRRTSMFGEEKSLNSDDIPLVIEVQGESFSEATAAKATVSFLADIAAVIDRHTANGGQIALEALDGAACLLSEYKHLKYAR from the coding sequence ATGTCAGGggaggctgcagcggcggagcagcgcatgcgAGACTATGAGGTCTTCGAGCATCTCGGCTCCGGGGCAACAAGCGACGTGTACCGTGTGGTGAACAAGACGAACAACCGCACCTATGTCCTGAAAAAAATGTCACTCGCGAACATGAgcgacgaggagcagctgcgggccAAGCAGGAGATTATCGTGATGGACAACGTAGACCACCCGAACATCGTCAAGTTTCGGGAGAGCTTCATGGACCCGGCCGACAACTCCGTCGACATCATTATGGAGTACTGCGAGTTCGGCACCCTCGAGGATCTCATTGAACGACAGCGCTACGAGGGTCGCCCCTTTCCAACCGATGTGTTGCTGGAGTGGATGGCGGAGCTGCTATGCGGACTCTCCCACATCCACTCTAACCGAATCCTTCACCGCGACCTCAAGACGAGCAACATTTTTGTAACGTCCAAGAATCATTTGAAGCTTGGTGACTTTGGCGTCTGCACGATCCTGTCGAACCCAAACGCCAAGGCGGAGAGCATGATCGGTACCCCTCTCTACTTCGCCCCGGAGGTGTGCAACAGCGACCCCCACGATGAGAGGAGCGACGTGTGGAGTCTCGGCGTCGTCTTTTACGAGATGTGCACCCTGCGCCGTCCTTTTGAAGCGGGCAACCTATTCACACTCATCCAGCTCATCCTCGAGTCTGACATCGAGCCATTCGGCAACGGCGTGGATGGCTCGCTGGAGGGGCTTGTGCGGCAGATGCTGGACAGGGACCCGAGTCGGCGCCCAACAGCGCAGGAGCTCATTGATGTGCATCTGGAAGTCCCTGTGAGCCACCCATCGCACCCGTCGCAGAAGCCGTCCAGAGGCCGTCTCCTTCAACAGTTCAGCGGCCCAGAGCTGCAATACACAAAAAAGTGGCCACCCCCTGAGGGGTCCGTGACCGTCCCCCCGAAGAGTGGCAAGGCACGCGCGACAGACGAATGGATTCACACTGGCAGTGCGCTGGACGTTTttgtggagctgcagcgcacttTGCACCGTATCCCGACCGCTGCCAAAGCCAaggacggcgctgccttcACTCCATCGCCACAATCTGCGCCTGGCGCCACACTCAAAGTATCCTCTGCAGTTGCAAAGCCGAAGCCGGAGAAGTCAGCCAAGAAATCGACGGGCGCTAAGGGTACTGCGGGCACTACCACCGCTTCTAGCTCGCTCCCTCGAACAAAGGCCATAGagcacgccggcgcgcagAAGGAGGATGCTGTCTTAGGTACTTCACTGCTCAGCTTTACAATGCGGGAGCTGCAGCTCGAcgtgcagcgacgccgcacaTCCATGTTTGGGGAGGAGAAGTCGCTAAACAGCGACGACATACCCCTCGTGATCGAGGTGCAGGGGGAATCGTTCTCGGAGGCGACAGCAGCAAAAGCCACTGTTTCGTTTCTTGCTGACATCGCTGCTGTCATTGATCGACACACGGCGAACGGGGGACAGATTGCCTTGGAGGCTTTAGACGGGGCTGCTTGCCTCCTTTCCGAATACAAGCACCTCAAGTACGCGCGATGA